The Devosia sp. 1566 sequence CTTCAAGGCCGAGAACATCCTGTTCGAGCAATACAAGATGCCGGTGGCCAGCAACCGCGACTTTCCGCGGGGCGACCAGACCCTCTCCTATGTGCAGGATTGGGCCACCATGCACGATCTGTCCGCCGGTGCCACGGTGCAGACCGGCAACGAACTCGATCTCGCCCTTAGTGGCGACGGCTTTTTTGCCGTGCAAACCCCGGCCGGCGAACGCTGGACCCGCTCGGGCTCCTTTGCCATCGACAACACCGGCACTCTCGTTGATCTGAACGGCAACCCCGTCCTCGGTGAAGGCGGTCCCATCCAGTTCGGCCCCGAGGAAACCGGCGTCTCGGTGGCCACCGATGGCTCGGTCACCTCCAGCGCTGGCGCCAAGGGTCAGCTCCGTCTCGTGGAATTCGCCAATGCCCAGCAGCTGACGCGGGACGGCGCCAATCTGTTCAACGGTGGCACACCCGTTCCCGCCACCGGCACCAGGGTAATGCAAGGCTTTATCGAACGCTCCAATGTCTCGGGCGTAGCCGAAATGGCCGAAATGATCCGCGTCACCCGCGCCTATGAATCCGTCGTGTCCTTGACCCAGAAGCAGGATGAGCTGCGCCGCTCCGCCATCCAGCGCCTGGGCGACACCAACGCTTGAACCTGAGGAACCCGCCATGAAAGCGCTTTATATCGCATCCACCGGCATGAGTGCCCAGGAACGCAACGTCGAAGTCATCTCCAACAACATCGCCAATATGCGCACCACCGGCTACAAGCGCGCGCGTGCCGAGTTCCAGGATCTGCTCTACCAGCAGTATAACCGCGCCGGCTCGCAGACCTCCGCTCAGGGCACCATGATCCCGGCCGGCCTTGAGATCGGCTCGGGCGTGCGGACTGTCGCCACCCCCCGCGTCATGAGCCAGGGCACCGTCACGCCGACCGATCGCGAGTTGGACCTGGCCGTGCGCGGCGAAGGCTTCTTCATGGTCCAGCTACCCGATGGCCGCATGGGCTATACCCGCGACGGCTCGTTTGAGCGCAGCCCCGATGGCACCCTGGTCAACTCGAGCGGCTACCAGCTCGAGCCGGGCATCGCCATTCCCGACAACGCCAATTCGGTATCCATCTCTGCCGATGGTACGGTCGAAGCCTTTATCGGCACCGCCGCCACCCCCACCCAGCTGGGCCAGCTCCAGCTCGCCCGCTTCGTCAACAAGTCGGGCCTGGAATCAGCCGGCGACAACCTGTTCACCGAAACCGCCGCCAGCGGCCCGGCCCAGATCGGCACTGCCAACAGCGAAGGCATGGGCAATCTGCTCCAGGGCAATCTGGAAATGGCCAACGTCAATTCCGTCACTGAAATCGCCGACCTGATCGCCGCTCAGCGCGCCTATGAGATGAACGCCCGCGTCATCTCCGGCGCCGATGAGATGATGCAGGCCACGAGCCAGCTGCGTTAAGGAGCCGCCCCATGATCCGTCCCATCCTCGCCCTCATGGCCACCGCCCTCCTTGCCACTACGGCTTTTGCCGCCCCGGTGCTGCGCAACGAGGTTGTGGTCGCGGCCCCCATCGTCACCGTGGGCGACATGTTCGCCGATGCCGGTTCAGTTGCCGAACAGCCTCTGTTCCGCGCCCCCCAGCCCGGCACCAGCGGCCAGGTTTCCCTCGCCGAAGTCACCGCCGCCGCAACCCGCGCCGGCCTTGTCGCCTTCCAGAACAATGGCGCCCTCTCTGTCCGCGTCAGCCGCGCCGCCGCCACGGTCGACGAAGCCGTCTTGACCGACCTGCTCACCCGCGAACTGCAGACCCGCGGCATCGCCGCTGCGGGCACCTCAGCCGAAATCCTTTTCAGCACCCCCGCCCCCACCCTCGCCGCTGAAGCGGTGGATGAGCCGGCCCGCATCGAAAGCCTGCGCTACCTGCCCGCAAGCGGCGCCTTTACCGCCCGCTTCGCCATTGCCGGCCACCCCGCTCCCCTCGATCTGGCCGGCTCGATCGAACTTCTGGTCGAGGCTCCCCACCTCGCCGCCAATCTCGCCGCCGGCACGGTCCTCACCTCAGCCGATATCGTGATGCGCCCGATCCCCGCCCATTACGCCGTAAGCCTCGGGGTGGCGCAGCCCGATCAACTCGTGGGCATGCAGCTCAATCGGCAAAGCCGCCAGGGCATGATCCTCAAGCCTGCCGATGTAACCAAGCCACTGACCGTCGCGCGCAACGATCTCGTCACCATCTATTTCCGCCGCGGCGCCATGACCCTGACCGTCAAGGGCCAGGCCGTCACCGGTGCCGCCGCCGGCGCACCCCTCCAGGTGCTCAACCTCATGTCCAACCGCGTGCTGAGCGCCACCGTGCTGTCCCCCGGCGCGGTGGAAGTGAGCGC is a genomic window containing:
- the flgG gene encoding flagellar basal-body rod protein FlgG → MKALYIASTGMSAQERNVEVISNNIANMRTTGYKRARAEFQDLLYQQYNRAGSQTSAQGTMIPAGLEIGSGVRTVATPRVMSQGTVTPTDRELDLAVRGEGFFMVQLPDGRMGYTRDGSFERSPDGTLVNSSGYQLEPGIAIPDNANSVSISADGTVEAFIGTAATPTQLGQLQLARFVNKSGLESAGDNLFTETAASGPAQIGTANSEGMGNLLQGNLEMANVNSVTEIADLIAAQRAYEMNARVISGADEMMQATSQLR
- the flgA gene encoding flagellar basal body P-ring formation chaperone FlgA, with amino-acid sequence MIRPILALMATALLATTAFAAPVLRNEVVVAAPIVTVGDMFADAGSVAEQPLFRAPQPGTSGQVSLAEVTAAATRAGLVAFQNNGALSVRVSRAAATVDEAVLTDLLTRELQTRGIAAAGTSAEILFSTPAPTLAAEAVDEPARIESLRYLPASGAFTARFAIAGHPAPLDLAGSIELLVEAPHLAANLAAGTVLTSADIVMRPIPAHYAVSLGVAQPDQLVGMQLNRQSRQGMILKPADVTKPLTVARNDLVTIYFRRGAMTLTVKGQAVTGAAAGAPLQVLNLMSNRVLSATVLSPGAVEVSADPLTLAGL
- the flgF gene encoding flagellar basal-body rod protein FlgF produces the protein MENAQLISLSRQIALQRQMNVVANNMANINTTGFKAENILFEQYKMPVASNRDFPRGDQTLSYVQDWATMHDLSAGATVQTGNELDLALSGDGFFAVQTPAGERWTRSGSFAIDNTGTLVDLNGNPVLGEGGPIQFGPEETGVSVATDGSVTSSAGAKGQLRLVEFANAQQLTRDGANLFNGGTPVPATGTRVMQGFIERSNVSGVAEMAEMIRVTRAYESVVSLTQKQDELRRSAIQRLGDTNA